One segment of Pseudofrancisella aestuarii DNA contains the following:
- a CDS encoding UvrD-helicase domain-containing protein, which yields MSLTFLKDLNDPQHKAVVLGGKNSLILAGAGSGKTKVLTSRIAYLCREQSISPLNILAVTFTNKAAKEIQQRVEKILGFSTFGMWIGTFHGIAHRLLRKHAHELGLDKNFRILDQDEQTQVIKKIIKSLNLDDKKYPPKLVQNFINKKKDDAIRSDKLEKTFSYDSNYSELYKAYEEKLRLDNALDFADLLLYVYELFLLNEDVRNYYQRLFKYILIDEFQDTNKVQYLWLKLLVNENNYVMAVGDDDQSIYGWRGAVVDNIHKYVEDFGDVEIIKLEQNYRSTKNILKAANAVIKNNDNRMTKELWSAAEEGEKIDIYDAVNERDEARYIIEKIRELSDQGVSYNDIAILYRSNYLSRVLEESCIYASIPYRIYGGFKFFDRAEVKDAIGYLRLAVSKSDNLAFERIINTPTRGLGNKTLDIIKNYAEINIISYWDASLEVVQRGLLSKRASTILLNFIALIDLISKQLSVLSLDELIGFAIQESGLLAMYEDKNTEKDRQKIDNLKELISAAKDFEPQIEILDDNVDILQDFLSFAVLESGEMQAQESVECVQLMTVHAAKGLEFPYVFIVAAEEGVFPPTAVINSEEYAYNEASSKKIQEKLAEERRLFYVAITRAMKCLTISHAEVRNIFGRSSFQVKSRFLREIDDEKLISKKIVEKPKQREKQNFGLSPFDFLKNNSKESAFKKGDKVFHKVFGKGTFLKSQQQGQKKFYTVDFGPDIGQKILLANIANLVRI from the coding sequence ATGTCTCTAACTTTTCTAAAAGATTTAAATGATCCCCAACATAAAGCAGTAGTTCTCGGGGGGAAAAATTCACTAATTTTAGCTGGTGCAGGTAGTGGTAAAACTAAGGTTTTAACTTCTAGAATAGCATATCTTTGTAGAGAGCAAAGCATCTCCCCATTAAATATATTGGCTGTAACTTTTACAAATAAAGCGGCTAAAGAAATTCAACAAAGAGTTGAAAAAATATTAGGCTTTTCCACTTTTGGTATGTGGATAGGAACTTTTCATGGTATTGCACATAGATTACTTAGAAAACATGCTCATGAATTAGGGTTAGATAAAAACTTTAGAATCCTAGATCAAGATGAGCAAACTCAAGTTATAAAGAAAATAATAAAATCGTTAAATTTAGATGATAAAAAATATCCCCCTAAATTAGTTCAGAATTTTATAAATAAGAAGAAAGATGATGCTATACGTAGTGATAAGTTAGAGAAAACTTTTTCTTATGATTCTAATTACTCAGAATTATATAAAGCCTATGAGGAAAAATTAAGACTAGATAATGCCTTAGATTTTGCTGATTTACTGTTATATGTATATGAGCTTTTTTTACTGAATGAAGATGTTAGAAATTATTACCAAAGACTTTTTAAATATATATTGATTGATGAATTTCAAGATACTAATAAAGTGCAATATTTATGGCTAAAACTTTTAGTTAATGAAAATAACTATGTAATGGCTGTTGGCGATGATGATCAGTCTATCTACGGTTGGAGGGGAGCTGTAGTAGATAATATTCATAAGTATGTTGAAGATTTCGGTGATGTTGAAATTATAAAACTTGAACAGAATTATCGATCAACAAAAAATATCCTCAAAGCAGCAAATGCTGTAATCAAAAATAATGATAATAGAATGACTAAAGAGCTTTGGTCAGCGGCTGAAGAAGGTGAGAAAATAGATATATACGATGCTGTGAATGAGAGAGATGAAGCTAGATATATTATTGAAAAGATTAGAGAGCTAAGTGACCAAGGTGTTAGTTACAATGATATTGCTATTCTCTATAGATCTAACTATTTATCTCGTGTATTAGAAGAAAGCTGTATATATGCAAGTATTCCTTATCGTATTTATGGAGGCTTTAAATTCTTCGACCGAGCCGAAGTAAAAGATGCTATAGGATATTTAAGATTGGCAGTTTCAAAGTCAGACAATTTAGCTTTTGAAAGAATAATTAATACACCGACTAGAGGTCTGGGTAATAAAACATTAGATATAATAAAAAATTATGCAGAAATAAATATTATTTCCTATTGGGATGCTTCATTAGAAGTTGTTCAAAGAGGGTTGCTGTCAAAGAGAGCCTCAACAATACTATTAAACTTTATAGCTTTAATAGATTTAATTTCTAAACAGTTAAGTGTTTTATCATTAGATGAGTTAATAGGGTTTGCTATTCAAGAGTCTGGTTTATTAGCAATGTATGAAGATAAAAATACAGAAAAAGATAGACAGAAAATAGATAACTTAAAAGAATTGATTAGTGCGGCAAAAGATTTTGAGCCACAAATAGAGATACTAGATGATAATGTAGATATTCTTCAAGATTTTCTTTCATTTGCTGTTTTAGAGTCTGGAGAAATGCAAGCACAAGAAAGTGTTGAATGTGTACAACTTATGACTGTTCATGCGGCAAAAGGTTTGGAGTTTCCATATGTTTTTATTGTTGCTGCAGAAGAGGGGGTATTTCCTCCAACGGCAGTCATAAATTCAGAAGAATATGCTTATAATGAAGCTTCTTCAAAAAAAATCCAAGAGAAGCTTGCGGAGGAGAGAAGACTTTTTTATGTTGCAATTACTCGAGCAATGAAATGTTTGACAATAAGTCATGCTGAAGTACGTAATATTTTTGGTAGAAGTAGTTTTCAAGTTAAATCACGTTTCTTAAGAGAAATAGATGATGAGAAGTTAATATCTAAAAAGATAGTTGAAAAACCAAAACAAAGAGAAAAACAAAATTTTGGATTATCACCTTTTGATTTCCTAAAAAATAATTCTAAAGAATCAGCTTTCAAAAAGGGTGATAAAGTATTTCATAAAGTTTTTGGTAAGGGTACTTTTCTTAAGTCTCAGCAGCAAGGTCAGAAAAAGTTTTATACTGTAGATTTTGGTCCAGATATTGGTCAAAAAATACTCTTAGCTAACATAGCAAATCTTGTCAGAATATAG
- the ftsY gene encoding signal recognition particle-docking protein FtsY, with translation MFFKKNKDPENVKQDLIDTSPMEDKKGLFSRLQKGLSKTAGKLGTGLSTILMGQKIVDEDLLDDIEMQLLTADIGIEATDQIISYLRDKVSRKEIQTADKLNEIIKQKLHEIILPCQKHLEIDLNKKPYVILIVGVNGVGKTTTIGKLTKKIQAQGKSVILAAGDTFRAAAVEQLKEWGQRNKVPVVAQHTGADSASVIYDAVYSAKTKGVDVVIADTAGRLHTKDNLMEELKKVVRVIKKMDESAPHEIMLVLDATTGQNALVQAEVFNKAVGLTGIAITKLDGTAKGGMVFSLAKKFSLPFRFIGVGEGVDDLQEFDAESFTEALFSIES, from the coding sequence ATGTTTTTTAAAAAAAATAAAGATCCAGAAAACGTTAAGCAAGATTTAATTGATACTTCTCCAATGGAAGATAAAAAAGGTCTATTTTCTAGATTACAAAAAGGATTGTCAAAAACTGCAGGTAAACTGGGTACTGGTCTAAGTACAATTCTAATGGGGCAAAAGATAGTAGATGAAGATCTATTAGATGATATTGAGATGCAGTTGTTAACTGCTGATATTGGTATAGAAGCAACAGATCAAATTATTTCTTATCTTAGAGATAAAGTGTCTAGGAAAGAGATTCAAACAGCAGATAAATTAAATGAAATAATAAAGCAAAAGCTGCACGAAATAATACTACCTTGTCAAAAGCATTTAGAAATAGATTTAAATAAAAAACCTTATGTTATTTTAATCGTTGGAGTAAATGGAGTAGGTAAAACAACTACTATAGGTAAACTAACTAAAAAAATACAAGCTCAAGGAAAAAGTGTAATTTTGGCTGCTGGAGATACATTCAGGGCTGCTGCTGTTGAGCAATTAAAAGAATGGGGTCAAAGAAATAAAGTGCCTGTAGTTGCGCAGCATACAGGAGCAGATAGTGCTTCTGTTATTTATGATGCGGTTTATTCAGCAAAAACAAAAGGTGTTGATGTTGTAATAGCAGATACAGCAGGGAGATTACATACAAAAGATAATCTAATGGAAGAGCTTAAAAAAGTTGTTAGAGTTATAAAGAAAATGGATGAATCTGCACCTCATGAGATAATGCTTGTCCTTGATGCTACAACTGGACAAAATGCTTTAGTACAAGCTGAAGTTTTTAATAAAGCTGTAGGATTAACAGGTATTGCAATAACAAAGCTAGATGGAACAGCAAAGGGAGGAATGGTTTTTTCTCTTGCTAAGAAGTTTTCTCTTCCATTTAGATTTATTGGTGTTGGAGAAGGGGTTGATGATTTACAAGAGTTTGATGCAGAAAGTTTCACAGAAGCTTTATTCTCTATAGAATCTTAA
- a CDS encoding LysM peptidoglycan-binding domain-containing protein produces MFDIVKKLICSVALVFLTSHYVFSMDIYTVQPNDYLYKIAANHSIKGVSNSELVDAIKGINKPEIPDILSNRIGVGDKIAIPTTKSEVEDGLILLRNQYSSDGSQSVANDTGSSVASNVNSVPEVIDDNLGDKSMIAQSSSSSTNSVQHNVPGVIFEDSKSVATKYGHDLENQIQGVESEIKTETSGFLGFLRIVVLLLFLGVAGFFGKKYLDSRNDKKEKELEIISKKRRDHLMSRISPVVSDVGFYRTDKNDAQAEFDFFGGGGESQQNTNNMPSANLNEEGYDEDSLPIDNYAEEVSSEVVYGEKDRNIAVRTDRGVIFETNENKSLTTDESTSSSGEEGYEDFKEQEQLYVIELVDQYLDSEKFVEASITLQDSLETDSNNVDLRYKLLEVYARAGDEIAFDGEVHFIKSKGIVSMFDPLHQKIAKLRDRYFE; encoded by the coding sequence ATGTTTGATATTGTCAAGAAGTTGATATGTTCTGTTGCGCTAGTATTTCTAACTAGTCATTATGTTTTTAGTATGGATATCTATACAGTACAGCCTAATGATTATTTATATAAAATAGCGGCTAATCATTCCATAAAAGGAGTAAGTAATTCTGAGCTTGTTGATGCTATAAAAGGAATAAATAAGCCAGAGATTCCAGATATTTTATCTAATAGAATAGGCGTTGGAGATAAGATTGCAATACCTACAACAAAATCTGAGGTTGAGGATGGTTTAATTTTATTAAGAAACCAGTATTCTTCAGATGGATCTCAAAGTGTAGCTAATGATACTGGAAGTTCTGTAGCGAGTAATGTGAATTCTGTGCCAGAAGTAATTGATGATAATCTAGGTGATAAAAGTATGATTGCTCAATCATCTTCATCATCTACAAATTCTGTTCAGCATAATGTACCTGGAGTTATCTTTGAAGATAGTAAGTCTGTAGCAACTAAATATGGCCATGATCTAGAAAATCAGATACAAGGAGTGGAGTCTGAAATAAAAACAGAAACTTCCGGTTTTTTGGGCTTTTTAAGAATTGTGGTACTTCTTTTATTCCTTGGAGTAGCTGGATTTTTTGGAAAAAAATATTTGGATTCTAGGAATGATAAGAAAGAAAAAGAGCTGGAAATTATTTCTAAAAAAAGAAGAGATCATTTGATGTCAAGAATTTCACCTGTTGTTTCAGATGTGGGGTTTTATAGAACTGATAAAAATGATGCTCAGGCAGAGTTTGATTTTTTTGGAGGTGGAGGAGAGTCTCAGCAAAATACAAATAATATGCCATCAGCTAATCTTAATGAAGAGGGTTATGATGAAGATTCTTTACCAATAGATAATTATGCTGAAGAAGTAAGTTCAGAAGTTGTTTATGGCGAGAAAGATAGAAATATAGCTGTTAGAACTGATAGAGGTGTAATCTTTGAAACAAATGAAAATAAATCATTAACTACAGATGAAAGCACTAGCTCAAGCGGTGAGGAAGGTTATGAAGACTTTAAAGAGCAGGAGCAGTTGTACGTTATCGAACTGGTTGATCAATATTTAGATAGTGAAAAGTTTGTTGAAGCGAGTATAACTCTGCAAGACTCATTAGAAACTGATTCTAATAACGTTGATTTAAGATATAAACTTTTAGAAGTTTATGCGAGAGCTGGTGATGAGATAGCTTTTGATGGTGAAGTTCATTTCATAAAATCAAAAGGAATAGTAAGCATGTTTGATCCGCTTCATCAGAAGATAGCTAAATTAAGAGATAGATATTTCGAATAG
- a CDS encoding peptide chain release factor 3, whose product MNEMLKEIAKRRTFAIISHPDAGKTTITEKMLLFGNAIKTAGTVKAKKSGVHATSDWMEMEKQRGISITTSVMQFPYNERVVNLLDTPGHEDFSEDTYRTLTAVDSALMVVDAVKGVEDRTIKLMNVCRLRDTPIVTFMNKFDRDTRDPLELLDEVEDILKIKCAPMNWPIGMGKFFKGVYDLYQDEVTLFEGGHGHEIYAYKKVKGLANAKEAIGSDLYDELEMQIELVQGASHEFDEKEFLEGTLTPVYFGTALSNFGVKEMMDGFTKYAPAPQSREAGQRVVKADEDKLTGFVFKIQANMDEKHRDRIAFFRICSGKYEKGMKIFHERTGKAMQVSKALTFLAGEREQVEEGFAGDIIGLHNHGSIQIGDSFTQGEKLKFKGIPNFAPEIFKRVKLNDPLKMKALQKGLIQLSEEGATQVFKPVISNDLVLGAVGVLQFDVVAQRLASEYNVKCSYEGVNVSLARWVFCKDEKKLAEFKKKYEVNIAYDGAGYLTYLAPTGVNLQLAKEKNPDIIFSATREH is encoded by the coding sequence ATGAATGAAATGTTAAAAGAAATAGCAAAACGAAGAACTTTTGCGATTATATCTCACCCAGATGCGGGTAAGACAACAATTACAGAAAAAATGTTACTTTTTGGAAATGCTATTAAAACAGCAGGTACAGTAAAAGCAAAAAAAAGTGGTGTTCATGCAACTTCAGACTGGATGGAAATGGAGAAACAAAGAGGCATCTCGATAACTACGTCTGTTATGCAATTTCCTTACAATGAAAGGGTGGTTAATCTATTAGATACACCAGGTCATGAAGACTTCTCAGAGGATACATATAGAACTCTTACAGCTGTCGATTCAGCGCTGATGGTAGTTGATGCTGTAAAGGGTGTTGAAGATAGAACTATTAAGCTTATGAATGTGTGTCGCTTAAGAGATACTCCTATTGTTACATTTATGAATAAGTTTGATAGAGATACTAGGGATCCTTTAGAACTTTTGGATGAGGTTGAAGATATTTTAAAAATCAAATGTGCTCCTATGAATTGGCCTATAGGTATGGGCAAGTTTTTTAAAGGAGTTTATGATTTATATCAAGATGAAGTTACCCTTTTTGAAGGTGGGCATGGCCATGAAATTTATGCTTATAAAAAAGTAAAAGGTTTAGCAAATGCTAAGGAAGCTATTGGTTCTGATTTATATGATGAGTTAGAAATGCAAATAGAACTTGTACAAGGAGCTAGTCATGAATTTGATGAAAAAGAATTTCTGGAGGGTACTTTAACTCCAGTATATTTTGGTACTGCTTTAAGTAATTTTGGTGTCAAAGAAATGATGGATGGCTTTACAAAATATGCTCCAGCACCGCAGTCACGTGAAGCTGGCCAGAGAGTTGTTAAGGCTGATGAGGACAAATTGACTGGGTTTGTTTTTAAAATTCAGGCTAACATGGATGAAAAGCATAGAGATAGAATAGCATTTTTTAGAATTTGTTCAGGGAAGTATGAAAAAGGTATGAAAATTTTTCATGAAAGAACAGGAAAAGCTATGCAAGTTTCTAAGGCACTTACTTTTTTGGCAGGAGAAAGAGAGCAGGTTGAAGAAGGGTTTGCTGGAGATATTATAGGGTTGCACAATCATGGTAGTATTCAAATAGGCGATAGTTTTACTCAAGGAGAAAAACTTAAGTTTAAAGGCATTCCAAATTTTGCCCCTGAAATTTTCAAAAGAGTTAAGTTGAATGATCCTTTAAAGATGAAAGCATTACAAAAAGGTCTTATTCAACTATCAGAAGAAGGTGCTACCCAGGTGTTTAAACCAGTTATATCTAATGACTTGGTTTTAGGCGCTGTTGGTGTTCTACAATTTGATGTTGTAGCTCAGAGATTAGCTTCAGAGTATAATGTGAAATGCTCTTATGAAGGAGTGAATGTTTCTTTAGCGAGATGGGTGTTTTGTAAAGATGAGAAAAAATTAGCAGAATTTAAAAAGAAATATGAAGTAAATATAGCTTATGATGGGGCAGGATACTTAACATACTTAGCTCCTACAGGGGTTAATTTGCAGTTAGCAAAAGAAAAAAATCCTGATATTATTTTTAGTGCGACTAGAGAACACTAG
- the tmk gene encoding dTMP kinase codes for MKPLFIVIEGLDGAGKSTAIGFIKEYFEKKSCKAVFTREPGGTKVAEEIRGLALREYDDELVASDTELLLMYASRIQHVEALIKPSLNNGVTVVSDRFYWSSLAYQGGGRQLGFEKIESLNKTFLSECEPDIVIYLDIDPAVGLARAGKVGSPDRIEKAGLEFFDRARKVFQNLVKENDNAFQIDASNSLEEIKQDLSEILDKYF; via the coding sequence ATGAAACCACTTTTTATAGTTATAGAAGGTCTTGATGGAGCTGGAAAAAGTACAGCCATAGGATTTATAAAAGAATATTTTGAGAAGAAGTCTTGTAAGGCAGTTTTCACAAGAGAGCCAGGTGGTACAAAAGTTGCTGAAGAAATAAGAGGATTAGCTCTTAGAGAATATGATGATGAGCTGGTTGCTTCGGATACTGAGCTGCTTCTAATGTATGCTAGTAGAATTCAGCATGTTGAAGCTCTTATAAAGCCAAGCTTAAATAATGGGGTGACCGTTGTTTCAGATAGGTTCTATTGGTCTAGTCTCGCTTATCAAGGTGGAGGAAGGCAGCTAGGGTTTGAAAAAATAGAATCGTTAAATAAAACTTTTCTGAGCGAATGTGAGCCAGATATTGTTATTTATTTAGATATTGATCCAGCTGTAGGCTTAGCAAGAGCTGGAAAAGTTGGTTCTCCTGATAGAATAGAAAAAGCAGGTTTAGAGTTTTTTGATAGAGCTAGAAAAGTGTTTCAGAATTTAGTTAAAGAAAATGATAATGCTTTTCAAATAGATGCAAGTAATTCGTTAGAGGAAATTAAACAGGATTTATCAGAGATATTAGACAAGTATTTTTAG